The window GCGCCACTTCGGGCATCGGACAGGCCGCGGCGCGCCGCTTCGCCTCAGCGGGCTGGAAGATTATCGCCACCGGCCGCCGCGCCGAACGACTGGACGAACTGGTCGCTGAGCTGGGCGCGGACGTGGTCCATCCCCTCGTCTTCGACATCCGCGACGAGGCCGCCATCGACGCCGCCCTGGACGCCCTCCCCGCCGGTTTCCGCGACATCGACGTCCTGATCAATAACGCAGGGCTCGCCCTGGGCACCGCCGCCGCACAGGACGCCGATCTGGACCAGTGGCGTCAGATGATCGACACCAACATCACCGGTCTGGTGACCATCACGCGCCGCCTGCTGCCGCGCCTGATCGCGCGCAAGGGCGCCCATCCTGAACATCAGCTCCGTGGCCGCGACCTATCCCTACAAGGGCGGCAACGCCTATGGCGGCACCAAGGCCTTCGTGCGCCAGTTCTCGCTGGGCCTGCGCTCCGACCTGCACGGCACGGGCGTGCGCGTCACCTCCATCGAGCCCGGCATGACCGAGACCGAGTTCACCCTTGTCCGCACCAGCGGCGATCAGGCCGCCTCCGACGCCCTCTACGGCGGCGCCCAGCCGATGACCGGCGAGGACATCGCCGAGACCCTGTTCTGGGTCGCGGCCCTGCCGGGCGCACCTGAACATCAATGCGCTTGAGCTGATGCCCGTCAGCCAGTCCTTCGCCGGCTTCCAGGTGGCGCGGGACTGAGTTTTCCCTTCCGTCATCCTCCGGCAAGCCGCGCAGCGGCGCGGACCGGGGGATGACGGAAGGAATAGAGCGCTCAGCGCGCCCTCCAGCTTCGCTGCTTCCGGGATGACGCCGAGAGGCCTAAACTCCCCCATGGCCTCGCCCGCGACCGAAACCGAGCTGAAGTTCCGCCCTCGGCCCCGGCGCGGTCGTGCGTCTGTCGGGGCATCCGGCGCTGCAGGGGCCGCAGACCAGCCAGTCCCTGCGCTCGGTCTATTTCGACACCCCCGACGGCGTGCTGCGCGCGGCGGGGTGCGGCCTGCGGGTGCGGACCACGCCAGACGGCTTCGTCCAGACCCTGAAGCGCCAGACCGCCCCCGGCCAGACCGCCCGCGATGAGTGGGAGGTCCCCGTCGCCTCCGAAGCGCTCGACCGCGCCGCGTTGAAAGCCACGCCCGCCCACCGGCTGCTGAAGGGCCGTCGCGCCGACTTGGCGGCCCGCTTCGCCACCACGGTCGTGCGCCGCATCCGCATGGTCGGCTGGGAGGGCGCCCGGATCGAGGTCGCCTTCGACGCCGGGCGAGCTGTCGGCGGACGAGAAACGCGAACCCATCTATGAACTGGAGCTGGAACTGAAGGCGGGCGCCCCGCCGCCCTGTTCAGCCTCGCCCGGCGACTGGCGCGCGACCTGGCCATCGTCCCGG of the Brevundimonas pondensis genome contains:
- a CDS encoding CYTH domain-containing protein, producing the protein MRLSGHPALQGPQTSQSLRSVYFDTPDGVLRAAGCGLRVRTTPDGFVQTLKRQTAPGQTARDEWEVPVASEALDRAALKATPAHRLLKGRRADLAARFATTVVRRIRMVGWEGARIEVAFDAGRAVGGRETRTHL